CCGCCGGCAATCAGCGGGCAGGGCGGCCACGATCAAACCTTTCGTGCGGCTTGCGTGCTCGTGCTGGGATTTGAATTGCAGCGCGGCCCGGCGCTGGAACTGTTGCGAGAGTGGAACCAGTCTTGCGAACCGCCGTGGTCCGAACGCGAATTGCAACACAAGATTGACGACGCGCTGGAGCAACCGGGCGAACGCGGCTATTTGCTCTATAGGCCCAAGACGGCCACACCGTTGCCCGCACAATCCAAGCAGATACACCGTCCGGTGGAAATTGTTCCCTATCAAATCTTTCCCGTGGAAGTGCTGCCCGGCATCGTCGGTACGTTTGTGGCCGAAGCCGCCGCGGCCATCGGTTGCGATGCGTCATTCGTGGCGCTCCCGACATTAGCCTGCTTGGCCCGTGCGATCGGCAACAAGCGCGTGATTCGATTGAAGCGCACTTGGCAAGAGCCTGCCATTGTTTGGGCGGCCATCGTCGGCAAGAGCGGAACACACAAGAGCCCGTCGATTGCCGAAGCCACAAAATGTTTGCAGGCGAAGCAAGCCGAAGCAATGGTGCAATACCAAGAGGCGCAGCGCCATCACGAACAAGAGCGGGCGCTGTATGAACGAGACTACGCCGCGTGGAAGCGCAACAAGACCACAGAGCCGCCACCGTGGGAGCCACAAGAGCCGGCGCTGGCGCGATACATCGTGAGCGATATTACGATCGAAGCGCTGGCCGATCGGCTACATCGGCAATTCGACGGCGTACTAGTCGTGCGCGACGAGTTGGCGGGCTGGCTGGGCGGCATCGCCGAATACAAAGGCGGGCAAGGTTCCGACCTGGGGCATTGGCTGGCATCGTGGTCCGCTGCGCCGCTGACGGTAGACCGCAAAACGGGAGCGATCAAAACGGTTCACATACCGCGTGCCGCAGTCAACATCGTCGGCGGCATTCAACCGGGCGTGCTGCGATCGGCCATCGGCCGCGAACACTTGCAGGACGGATTGTGCGCCCGGCTATTGCTGGCCATGCCACAAGCGAAGCCCGTGCGATGGACTGAGGCGACGGTATCGCCAGCAACCGAAGCGACGATAGGCAAAGTGTATGAGCGGCTACTGGCATTGGAACCGGCCGCGGATGAGGAAGGAAACGCTGCGCCCTTTGCAATGCCGTTGACGCCGGAAGCAAAGGCGGTTTGGGTGAGCTATTACAATCGACACCGGGCGGAACTTGCCGAGCTAGATGACGACTTGGCCGCGGCGTGGTCGAAGCTGGAAGCGTATGCGGCGCGGTTTGCCCTCATTTTCCAATTGGTTGCATGGGCGCAGGGTGAAGCCGGGGGCGATGCCGTCGATGAATCGAGCATGGCCGCGGCGATTAAGCTGGCCGATTGGTTTGGGGGCGAAGCCCGGCGCATGTACGGTGTTCTACGCGAAACAGAACAGGACCGCGAGCATCGGGAGCTAATCGAACTAATCCGGCGCAAGCGCGGCCGGATTACGGCTCGCAAGCTGGCCCATGCGTCAAGCGGCTATCGAGGCGCTGGGGAAGCGGAAGCCTCCCTGGAGCGATTGGTGAAGGCAGGACTGGGTTGTTGGGAAACGTCGGCCACGGGCGGGCGACCGGCGCAGGAGTTTGTGTTATCCGAAGCCAGTAACAGTAACGGAAGCCCCGAAACCGTCGATTAAAACGACCCTTCCGTTACCGTTACCAGCGTTACGGGCGTCGGTGGCAATGCGGCCGACGCCAATGGGAGGTTTGATAACGATGCGACCCGGCCACTTGAAAATTCGCACCCTAGATGGACGGCGATATTAAGCGGCCATCGGTAATTCGGAGCATTCCAAATAGACGTTGCTTGTAAATTAAATAAGTATTTGGTATCATCCTAGCATGGCCAGGAAAAAACAATTCACTGAACAGTTGCGGGCCGCGGTTCTGAACGCCGATGAATCCCGCTATCGAATCAGCAAAGACACCGGCATTCCCGAAGGGAACCTATCGCGGTTCGTACATGGCGACGCCTGGTTATCGGCGGAAAGCCTCGATCTAATCTGCGAATACTTGGGGCTGGAATTGACGAAACGAAAGAGCAAGAGCAAACCGAAAGCGAAAGGCAAGTAACATGGCAACCGTGTTCAAACGTGGTGGGAAATCGAACCGGCGCGGCTACTGGTATATCTCGTGGTGGGATGCCGACGGGTATCGGCGAACCAAGTGCAGCCGAACGACCGACAAGGCCACGGCCGATCGGATGGCGGCAAAGTTTGAAGCCGATGCCGCGGCGCGGCGGTCGGGCGTGATTGATGCCACGCTGGAGCGATTCGGCATCGAAGCGCGTCGGCCTATTCCCAAGCACGTAGCCGAGTACAAAGCCCACTTGGAAGCGCGACAGAACACGACGCGGCACGTGACGCTGACGATTGCCCATATCGACGCCATTATTCGCCAGTGCGAAGCCCAAACAATCCGCGGATTGACAGGCGCGGGAGTGATGAAGGCCATCGACACGATTCGCCGGGCAGGCAATCGCAAAGTGAAAGATGAAGCACGCCGGGGGACGATGAGCTTGCGGACGTGCAATGCTTATCTGCGGTCGATCAAGAGTTTCACCCGCTGGTTGTGGATCGAAAAGCGCTGCCCCGACGACTTGCTGGTGGGGCTCCGCGGGTTTAACGAGGAAACCGACCGGCGACACCTGCGCCGCGAATTGACGGCCGACGAAATCGGCTGTTTGCTGGCCGTTGTGGAACACTTCACTACGGCGATGCACAATTTGCCGGGGCCTGATCGTGCAATGCTCTATCGTTTGGCTCTGGGGACCGGCTTGCGGGCGTCGGAACTGCGCAGCCTGACACCCGAATCGTTCAACCTGGACACGGAGCCGGCCACTGTGAGCGTGGCCGCGGCCTACAGCAAACGACGTCGCGAAGATTCGCAACCGCTACGGGCCGACTTGGCGCGGCTGGTGCGCAATTGGCTGGCCGACAAGCCGCACGGTGAGCGATTGTTTGTCGCGATGCCCGATAACACCGCGCGGATGCTGCGGAACGATTTGGAAGCCGCACGGGCGACGTGGATCAACGAAGCGAAAGAGAATGCAGCCGAACGGGAGCGCCGGGAAAAGTCGGATTTTCTACGGTATCGAAACGCCGCGGGCGAAGTGGCCGACTTCCATTGCTTCCGGCACGCTTACGTGTCTGCCATCGTTGCCGGCGGCGCGAGCGTGAAAGTTGCCCAAGAGCTAGCCCGGCATAGCACGTCGCGGCTGACGGTCGATCGGTACGCCCATGCTCGATTGCACGATTTGCACGGTGCTTTGGATGCGCTGCCCGACTACGATCGTCGGCAGGAGGTTTCGAGCGAAGCCGGCGAGCTAAGGGCCACGGGAACCGATGACGCCACTGCTAGCCCATCGGAAGGCGCGCAGCGCTGGGCGCAGCGCGCGCAGCGCGGATTGTCGCGAAACGATGCGAAGCCAAGCGAAGATAGCGCGATAACTTTGGCGCTAAACGAAACGCCCGGCGCTTCACAAGTTGAAGCACCGGGCGAACTTATGCGAGCCAGTGCGAACACTGGCGATAAGAGGCGCCGGTCGGAGTCGAACCGACGATGGCGGATTTGCAATCCGCTGCCTTAGCCTCTTGGCGACGGCGCCGTAACTATCCTGACAATTGCCGCGACGGAAAAGGTTCGCTGTCTCCGCCGACGGTGAACTTGGTTCCCCAAGTCCCAGCAAACAGGTAACTTAGGAAAACCTTGCCGGCCGGTCAAGACGTGCGCATCCTACGGCAACTGAGGAGAAAATCGACGATTACGGCGGCCAACTTGAGCTTCATTGCAGCCGGCCTCCTGCCGGAGGCAATGCGCCAGCTTAATTTGTGTTGATTGGCCGGTCATCGTCAAAGTTCTTCCGCTGGAAATCACGATGCTGCTATGTAGGTTCGGTATTTCAGCCCGACACATCCCACCGCCAAAACTGGCAAGAACATCGGTTCTGTTGGGATGCATGCAAAATCCACCGCTTGACGCCGCTAGCTAGGCTCAGCCGCCTACCTTCATCGATCGCACGGTGAACGATGTGCCAAATCACTGATTCGCTGATTTCCTGGATTCGGCGCATCGTCCGACCACAAACGGTTAAGCGTCTTGCCGCCGAACGCCCCTCTGCTCGCCCCATCTCGCCAAGCGAAAAGGAAAATGCCATGCTAATTTGGAGTCGCATCTTCAACTCCATCAATACTCGCCAAATTTCAAACCGGGCCGTTGAAGTGGCACGCCAATGCCAGTTGGAAGTGGCCGGACGGCTGAGCGATTCGATTCACCGCATGAGCCTGCCGGAAGCTCGGGGATATATTCGCGCTCGAGCCGGGCGCGTAATCGATGCGGAGATTTCGCGGATCCATCACCACACGGGTTGCCAATTATCGGTGGCTGTCACAATCCGCGAGCGAGCCATGGAAGAAACAATTCGCCTGGCGATCGGCGAGCTACTCCGAGCAACGCGACGTGCGACGGCAAGCGAGCCAACGGCGGCGCTGCGAAAAGCGGCATAAGTGGGTCGCTATCTGTAGCGACCAGTGGCCCATCCGCATCGCTGGCTCCGCGTTCGGCTATTGAGAACGATGGGTCTGTTTCTCCGCCAGCCGATAGATCGGCAGATAGCGATAGTAGACCTCCAGGCACAAGGCCGACAGCGCGGTACTGTAAACTCGCCCGCCGTATCCGCCCCATTGGCAATCCGGATCCCAACTGCCGGCGAATTTACCGTCGCCGCGCTGGTGACTAACAAGGGTAGCCTGCATTGCTTGATTCCAACGTTCCCAATGCTGTCCTTGAAGCTGAAACATGCCCAGCGTTCCGTAATACCAGTAATACAAGTTGATTTTTTGTGACGAAGGCAGATCCTGCAGCAAATAATCGCCAGCTTCGTTGCTGGCGGGGTTGTCGCGGGCCATGCCAAGAAATTGGCGGCAGACGAGCGCTTCGGCAGTCATTGCAGCAGTTGGCTTTGGCGGTCCGGGTTGATAGCTGGCTTTGCCACCAAACGGGCCGGTGGAAACGATTTTCAAGTAGCGAATCGCGCCATCTTCCACTCGCGCCGGGATTGCGATGCCTGCCAGTTCCGCGCTCTTAATCGCCATTAATTGCCAGCCGAGCTGACTCGTATCGCCGAGTTCTTCCGGACGTTCCTTGGCCTTGTATCGCCAACCTCCCGTTGAAGGCAATTGAGCGGAAATGGTGTAGTTGATCGCCTTGCGAACGGCGCCTTCGAATCGCT
The sequence above is a segment of the Pirellulales bacterium genome. Coding sequences within it:
- a CDS encoding DUF3987 domain-containing protein translates to MSASGNGDKAPDTAREYVRRGWHVIPIPPKAKTPKIDAWEQLRIGEAELTKHFRTGSNIGVLNGEPSGWLVDIDLDHALARELADEFLPPTGAEFGRASSPRSHRLYVVTGPVETRQRRLPKQNGKAPMIVELRSTGSQTVFPGSVHPSGEPIEWNSDGEPASVAPGLLVAAQNALADAVEARLGIVRTMPSQNGHTSGLRTDTADRARKYLAKLPPAISGQGGHDQTFRAACVLVLGFELQRGPALELLREWNQSCEPPWSERELQHKIDDALEQPGERGYLLYRPKTATPLPAQSKQIHRPVEIVPYQIFPVEVLPGIVGTFVAEAAAAIGCDASFVALPTLACLARAIGNKRVIRLKRTWQEPAIVWAAIVGKSGTHKSPSIAEATKCLQAKQAEAMVQYQEAQRHHEQERALYERDYAAWKRNKTTEPPPWEPQEPALARYIVSDITIEALADRLHRQFDGVLVVRDELAGWLGGIAEYKGGQGSDLGHWLASWSAAPLTVDRKTGAIKTVHIPRAAVNIVGGIQPGVLRSAIGREHLQDGLCARLLLAMPQAKPVRWTEATVSPATEATIGKVYERLLALEPAADEEGNAAPFAMPLTPEAKAVWVSYYNRHRAELAELDDDLAAAWSKLEAYAARFALIFQLVAWAQGEAGGDAVDESSMAAAIKLADWFGGEARRMYGVLRETEQDREHRELIELIRRKRGRITARKLAHASSGYRGAGEAEASLERLVKAGLGCWETSATGGRPAQEFVLSEASNSNGSPETVD
- a CDS encoding helix-turn-helix domain-containing protein, with the protein product MARKKQFTEQLRAAVLNADESRYRISKDTGIPEGNLSRFVHGDAWLSAESLDLICEYLGLELTKRKSKSKPKAKGK